From a single Variovorax paradoxus genomic region:
- a CDS encoding SDR family NAD(P)-dependent oxidoreductase, with amino-acid sequence MTRLNGKTAVITGGATGIGRAAAKRFIEEGAFVFIFGRRQEALDAAVADLGPNARAVSGSVSDEADLDRLYAAVKAERGTLDIVFANAGVGSQLRLGEITAKHIDETFDINVKGTIFTVQKALPLMGQGGSIILTGSSAGTTGAPAFSAYSASKAAVRNLARTWAEDLKGTGIRVNVLSPGPTATELAKAALGEEGLKVFASMNPLQRMADPAEIGAAAAFLASSDSSFMTASEVAVDGGLAQL; translated from the coding sequence ATGACCAGACTGAATGGAAAGACCGCCGTGATCACCGGCGGCGCGACCGGCATCGGCCGCGCCGCGGCAAAGCGCTTCATCGAGGAGGGCGCCTTCGTCTTCATCTTCGGCCGCCGGCAGGAAGCGCTAGACGCCGCCGTGGCCGACCTCGGGCCCAATGCCCGCGCGGTGAGTGGCTCTGTCTCGGATGAGGCCGACCTCGACCGGCTCTACGCGGCGGTGAAGGCCGAGCGCGGAACCCTCGACATCGTCTTTGCCAATGCCGGGGTGGGAAGCCAGCTTCGGCTGGGCGAGATCACCGCCAAGCACATTGACGAAACCTTCGACATCAATGTGAAGGGCACGATCTTCACGGTCCAGAAGGCGCTGCCGCTGATGGGCCAGGGCGGCTCGATCATCCTGACCGGATCGAGCGCCGGCACCACGGGCGCCCCGGCATTCAGCGCCTACAGCGCGAGCAAGGCGGCGGTGCGCAACCTCGCGCGGACCTGGGCGGAGGACCTCAAGGGCACCGGCATCCGGGTCAACGTGCTGTCGCCCGGGCCGACCGCAACCGAACTCGCGAAGGCAGCACTGGGCGAGGAGGGCCTGAAGGTCTTCGCCTCGATGAATCCGCTCCAGCGCATGGCCGATCCCGCTGAGATCGGTGCGGCGGCTGCCTTTCTCGCATCGTCGGACAGCAGCTTCATGACCGCCAGCGAGGTCGCCGTGGACGGCGGCCTGGCGCAACTCTGA
- a CDS encoding NADPH-dependent F420 reductase, which yields MSYAIIGFGKIGQALAKAFARSGIEVSVATTRDPESFASDAAAIGPGIIPKKLADAIKADIVFLAVRFESHRDVAKALPTWQGKILVDVTNTRVPPEELGGQPSSKAVAQAFTGARLVKGFNHLGAAVLAQDPAVHGGRRVVFLASDDDGAAAEIGALAEDLGFSPIQLGGLSEGGLLVQARGNSWGQLIFKDLVKFD from the coding sequence ATGAGCTACGCAATTATTGGATTCGGCAAGATCGGCCAGGCGCTTGCCAAGGCGTTTGCCCGCAGCGGCATTGAAGTGTCCGTTGCAACCACGCGCGACCCGGAAAGCTTTGCGTCCGATGCGGCCGCGATCGGACCCGGGATCATCCCCAAGAAACTGGCGGACGCCATCAAGGCGGACATCGTCTTTTTGGCTGTCCGTTTCGAGTCGCACCGGGATGTCGCGAAGGCGCTTCCCACCTGGCAGGGAAAGATCCTCGTCGATGTGACCAACACCCGCGTGCCCCCTGAGGAACTGGGAGGACAGCCTTCTTCCAAGGCCGTCGCGCAGGCCTTCACCGGCGCAAGGCTGGTCAAGGGCTTCAACCATTTGGGCGCTGCCGTCCTTGCCCAGGACCCGGCCGTTCATGGTGGCAGGAGAGTCGTGTTCCTGGCGAGCGACGATGACGGCGCCGCAGCGGAGATCGGTGCGCTTGCGGAAGATCTCGGTTTCTCGCCGATCCAACTTGGCGGGCTTTCGGAAGGTGGACTGCTTGTGCAGGCGCGCGGAAATAGCTGGGGTCAACTGATCTTCAAGGACTTGGTCAAGTTCGACTGA